The following are from one region of the Flavobacteriaceae bacterium UJ101 genome:
- a CDS encoding uncharacterized protein (Belongs to the SUI1 family.), with protein sequence MAKDPEDWKSKLGGMVFSTNENYEFDSEEEEETLEVAEQQLIAKLEKKGRGGKTVSIVEGFIGSREDLKVLAKELKTHCGTGGSVKDNTIIIQGNVRDKIMEYLKKKGYHVKRVGG encoded by the coding sequence ATGGCTAAAGACCCCGAAGATTGGAAAAGTAAATTAGGAGGAATGGTTTTTTCTACTAATGAGAATTATGAATTTGATTCAGAAGAGGAAGAAGAAACCTTAGAAGTAGCAGAACAACAATTGATTGCTAAGCTAGAAAAAAAAGGAAGAGGAGGTAAAACAGTTTCAATAGTAGAAGGTTTTATAGGAAGTAGAGAAGATTTAAAAGTTTTAGCTAAGGAATTGAAAACTCATTGTGGAACAGGAGGTTCTGTAAAAGATAACACGATTATCATTCAAGGGAATGTACGTGATAAAATAATGGAATACCTAAAAAAGAAAGGATATCATGTCAAACGAGTAGGAGGATAG
- the udp|UPP gene encoding uridine phosphorylase (Catalyzes the reversible phosphorylytic cleavage of uridine and deoxyuridine to uracil and ribose- or deoxyribose-1- phosphate. The produced molecules are then utilized as carbon and energy sources or in the rescue of pyrimidine bases for nucleotide synthesis (By similarity); Belongs to the PNP/UDP phosphorylase family.; KEGG: ccm:Ccan_19670 uridine phosphorylase), giving the protein MKIKESELILNNDGSIYHVNLRPEHLADTVILVGDPNRVPKVSAFFDKIEFQREKREMVTHTGTFNGKRFTVISTGMGPDNIDIALTELDAVANVDFEKREIKKDLKSLTFVRMGTSGSFQADIPVDSYVAAEYAIGFDNVMHSYDTPDNFFEKDIEDAFIQHTQWDSKMGRPYVIKTDSNLVNSLLGENTVKGFTGTAGGFYGPQGREIRLQAKDRTLNDKISTFQHNDLRITNMEMETSAIYGLSKLLGHKACSMNCIIANRATQTFSQDPYASVKKMIEYTLNKMSDL; this is encoded by the coding sequence ATGAAAATAAAAGAATCTGAATTAATATTAAATAATGATGGAAGTATTTATCATGTAAATTTACGTCCAGAACATTTGGCTGATACGGTTATTTTAGTTGGAGATCCTAATAGAGTACCTAAAGTATCGGCATTTTTTGATAAAATTGAGTTTCAAAGAGAAAAACGTGAAATGGTCACTCATACGGGAACGTTTAACGGAAAGCGTTTTACGGTTATATCCACTGGAATGGGACCAGATAATATTGATATTGCTTTAACAGAGTTAGATGCCGTAGCTAATGTCGATTTTGAGAAAAGAGAAATCAAAAAAGATTTAAAGTCGCTAACCTTTGTTCGAATGGGGACTTCAGGTTCATTTCAAGCAGATATTCCTGTAGATTCATATGTTGCAGCAGAATATGCTATAGGTTTTGATAACGTAATGCATTCTTATGATACTCCAGATAATTTTTTTGAGAAAGATATTGAAGACGCTTTTATACAGCATACTCAATGGGATTCGAAAATGGGAAGACCGTATGTGATTAAAACAGATTCGAATTTAGTCAATTCATTACTTGGAGAAAATACTGTAAAAGGTTTTACAGGAACAGCAGGTGGTTTTTATGGCCCACAAGGACGTGAAATTCGTTTACAGGCTAAAGATCGTACCTTGAATGATAAAATTTCAACTTTTCAACATAATGATTTGAGAATTACAAATATGGAGATGGAAACATCCGCAATTTATGGATTGTCGAAATTATTAGGACATAAAGCATGTTCAATGAATTGTATTATTGCAAACCGAGCTACTCAAACTTTTAGCCAAGATCCATATGCTTCGGTCAAAAAGATGATTGAGTATACTTTAAATAAAATGTCAGATTTATAA